From Nilaparvata lugens isolate BPH chromosome 7, ASM1435652v1, whole genome shotgun sequence, one genomic window encodes:
- the LOC120352394 gene encoding uncharacterized protein LOC120352394 gives MATRAVHLEVVTELSTKAFLAALTRFTSIRGMPNTIYSDNGTAFTGASGELQELYNFLDDSRNQHLLQKSAASWRIQWNFIPPRAPHFGGLWERSIRSFKSIFKIVTLKQVLNFEELHTLSAQIGAILNSRPITPLSEDPHDLAYLSPGHFLIGRPINALPMKSQPTKHVNHLAHWQMITDLNRQLWERWSQEYLVTLQQKHKWTSSRDNIAVGILVLLKDPGAPPAVWKLGRITEVFPGMDGKVRVVMVLTESGIVKRAISSIAPLPIVEDQEDVE, from the coding sequence ATGGCGACTCGCGCTGTGCATTTGGAGGTTGTCACTGAGTTGTCAACTAAAGCCTTTCTCGCCGCATTAACTAGGTTCACATCAATTCGTGGCATGCCCAACACCATTTATTCTGACAATGGTACTGCTTTCACTGGAGCCAGTGGTGAACTTCAAGAGCTCTACAATTTTTTGGATGATTCACGGAATCAACATTTGTTACAGAAGTCAGCAGCTTCTTGGAGAATTCAGTGGAACTTCATTCCACCTCGCGCACCTCACTTTGGTGGTCTTTGGGAGCGCTCAATCAGAAGTTTCAAAAGCATTTTCAAGATTGTTACTTTGAAGCAAGTTCTCAACTTTGAAGAATTACATACTCTAAGTGCTCAAATTGGAGCTATCCTCAATTCTAGACCCATTACCCCATTATCTGAAGACCCTCATGACCTAGCGTATTTGTCACCAGGACATTTTTTGATTGGTAGGCCTATAAATGCACTTCCCATGAAATCACAACCGACAAAGCATGTGAATCACCTTGCACACTGGCAAATGATAACGGATTTGAATAGGCAGTTGTGGGAGAGGTGGTCACAAGAATATCTAGTCACTTTGCAGCAAAAACACAAGTGGACGTCTTCAAGAGACAACATTGCTGTTGGAATTTTGGTATTGTTGAAGGATCCTGGTGCTCCACCCGCTGTTTGGAAATTGGGGCGCATCACTGAGGTTTTTCCTGGCATGGATGGGAAGGTACGAGTTGTGATGGTGCTTACTGAGTCTGGAATTGTCAAGCGTGCAATTTCCAGTATTGCACCTCTACCTATCGTTGAAGATCAAGAAGACGTTGAATAA